A region from the Zonotrichia albicollis isolate bZonAlb1 chromosome 17, bZonAlb1.hap1, whole genome shotgun sequence genome encodes:
- the PSMF1 gene encoding proteasome inhibitor PI31 subunit, with amino-acid sequence MAGLEPLYAWARPAISRPQDALVCGIHWELIRHGYRCLGAGDQPGPDERKSELLPAGWEANKEVYTLRYKSMDDAYELLLKAIMVEDSMILNVMDRRSQKVADVTLAVADYINSEHLDDFHKVYKNTEELRTRITSGIIVPLGPPAGKGRKEPEPKEDVPWDENPLRLPPRQPMGARAPHRPSPLSPFAVGGEDLDPFGGRGGGMIVDPLRSGIPHPGIDPSSGIPGRLPPGAVPPGARFDPFGPVGVGRSGPDPDHLPPPGYDDMFM; translated from the exons ATGGCCGGTTTGGAGCCGCTGTACGCCTGGGCCAGGCCCGCCATCTCCCGTCCGCAGGACGCTCTGGTCTGCGGCATCCACTGGGAGCTGATTCGGCACGGCTACCGCTGCCTGGGTGCTGGCGACCAG CCAGGTCCTGATGAAAGGAAGTCAGAGCTGTTGCCTGCTGGCTGGGAAGCCAACAAGGAGGTGTACACACTGCGCTACAAGTCCATGGATGATGCCtatgagctgctgctgaaggcCATCATGGTGGAGGACAGCATGATCCTCAATGTCATG GATCGCAGATCTCAGAAGGTCGCAGATGTGACCTTGGCAGTGGCTGACTACATCAACTCAGAGCACCTGGACGATTTCCACAA GGTGTACAAGAACACCGAGGAGCTGAGGACAAGAATCACTTCAGGCATCATTGTTCCCCTCGGGCCCCCTGCAGGAAAGGGCAGAAAGGAGCCTGAGCCCAAAGAGGATGTGCCCTGGGATGAGAACCCGCtccggctccctccccggcaGCCGATGGGTGCAAGGGCCCCACACAG GCCTTCCCCCTTGAGTCCCTTTGCTGTTGGTGGGGAAGACTTGGACCCTTTTGG AGGTCGGGGTGGGGGAATGATTGTGGATCCTCTCCGCTCTGGCATCCCGCATCCTGGCATTGACCCATCCTCAGGCATCCCAGGCCGGCTTCCCCCAGGAGCTGTTCCACCCGGTGCCAGATTTGACCCCTTTGGCCCCGTAGGAGTTGGGCGATCCGG GCCGGATCCTGACCACCTTCCTCCTCCAGGCTACGATGACATGTTCATGTGA
- the RAD21L1 gene encoding double-strand-break repair protein rad21-like protein 1 isoform X1, giving the protein MFYVHLLINKRGPLAKIWLAAHWEKKLTKAHIFECNLEATVQKILSPKFAIALRTSGHLLLGVVRIYNRKVKYLLADCNEALTKMKTAFRPGLLDLPEENFEAAYQSITLPEEFHDFEAPLPDVKAIDVAEHFTLNQSRAEEITLTEDYESSILLCERNFDEEAEALRRQSFFEGSVLTSSNSLVADPNSASTSGDKSVLHEDVYCFQDDHFGDEEDAADMIEILLRDEQNVLDKDILDEEEARPLSQDLPENSTAIESNCADTVKDENHTMNETILLFQEEGFVLEPVDDTAVTPRKKKQRKRKLLVDAEKELSCQTIYKQLSDSSDLLATLDLAPPTKKTMMWKDWGGVDKLLSHSSVPMIDAQLQKLFEKCFKTDIFKMRANGIQRMSEMKEMRKEQDTTEMLPVEEPSYLQEPAHSETERKIRNDSLMLTSQNDRNEANENCGEIIEDGAAFSESSKNSLGQEVEAQQVEVPEEQATTGKDNEEIRWGKRSLWLQKTLQQLKRSGVSSFSFRELCRRNSRKEAAATFYIFLVLKKQQVLQLQQPKPFADLTATAGPMFDKIR; this is encoded by the exons ATGTTCTACGTCCATTTGCTCATCAACAAGCGGGGACCACTGGCCAAAATCTGGCTGGCTGCCCACTGGGAGAAGAAGCTGACCAAGGCACACATCTTTGAGTGCAATTTAGAGGCCACCGTCCAAAAAATCCTCTCCCCAAAG TTTGCTATAGCTCTGCGAACCTCTGGACACTTACTCCTGGGGGTGGTGCGGATTTACAACAGGAAAGTAAAGTACCTCTTGGCAGACTGCAATGAAGCTCTGACCAAAATGAAGACAGCCTTTCGTCCAG GGCTTCTTGACCTTCCAGAAGAGAACTTTGAGGCTGCTTATCAGTCCATTACATTACCTGAAGAATTTCATGATTTTGAAGCACCACTACCAGATGTAAA GGCCATTGATGTTGCTGAACATTTTACCTTGAAtcagagcagagctgaagaAATCACACTTACAGAGGATTATGAAAGCAGCATACTTCTCTGTGAAAGAAACTTTG ATGAAGAAGCAGAAGCCCTGAGGAGACAGAGCTTCTTTGAGGGCAGTGTCCTGACGAGCAGTAACAGTCTGGTGGCAGATCCCAACTCAGCCAGCACCAGTGGAGACAAATCTGTGCTGCATGAAGATGTTTACTGCTTCCAGGATGACCATTTTGGGGATGAGGAGGATGCTGCAGATATGATTG AAATCTTGTTGAGGGATGAGCAAAATGTCCTAGATAAAGACATTCTTGATGAGGAGGAAGCACGTCCTTTGTCACAAGATCTGCCAGAGAACAGCACAGCCA TTGAGTCCAACTGTGCAGACACTGTTAAGGATGAAAATCACACAATGAACGAGACAATCCTTTTGTTCCAGGAAGAAGGATTTGTGCTTGAGCCAGTTGATGATACAG CTGTCACCCcgaggaagaaaaaacaaagaaagaggAAGCTGCTGGTGGATGCAGAGAAGGAGCTCAGCTGCCAAACCATTTACAAGCAGCTCTCCGACTCCTCTGACCTCCTGGCCACGCTGGACCTCGCTCCCCCCACCAAGAAAACGATGATGTGGAAGGACTGGGGAGGTGTGGATAAACTCCTGTCCCATTCTTCAGTGCCTATGATTGATGCTCAGCTGCAAAAG TTGTTTGAAAAATGCTTCAAGACTGACATATTTAAGATGAGAGCAAATGGAATACAGAGGATGtctgaaatgaaagaaatgagaaaagagCAAGATACTACAG AGATGCTGCCAGTAGAAGAGCCAAGttacctgcaggagccagctcaTTCTGAGACTGAGAGGAAAATTAGAAATGATTCCTTAATGTTGacatcacagaatgacagaaatgAAGCCAATGAGAACTGTGGTGAAATTATA gaggatggagcagctttcTCTGAGAGCTCCAAAAATTCCCTGGGCCAGGAAGTTGAAGCACAGCAGGTGGAGGTGCCAGAG GAGCAAGCAACCACTGGAAAAGACAATGAAGAAATAAGATGGGGCAAAAGAAGTCTTTGGTTACAAAAAACCTTACAG CAACTGAAGAGATCAGGAGTGTCTTCCTTCAGTTTCCGGGAGCTCTGCCGCAGAAACAGCCGGAAAGAAGCTGCAGCCACATTTTACATCTTCCTGGTGCTGAAGAAGCAGCAGgtcctccagctgcagcagcccaagccctttgctgacctcacagccactgctgggcccATGTTTGACAAGATCAGATAA
- the RAD21L1 gene encoding double-strand-break repair protein rad21-like protein 1 isoform X2: MKTAFRPGLLDLPEENFEAAYQSITLPEEFHDFEAPLPDVKAIDVAEHFTLNQSRAEEITLTEDYESSILLCERNFDEEAEALRRQSFFEGSVLTSSNSLVADPNSASTSGDKSVLHEDVYCFQDDHFGDEEDAADMIEILLRDEQNVLDKDILDEEEARPLSQDLPENSTAIESNCADTVKDENHTMNETILLFQEEGFVLEPVDDTAVTPRKKKQRKRKLLVDAEKELSCQTIYKQLSDSSDLLATLDLAPPTKKTMMWKDWGGVDKLLSHSSVPMIDAQLQKLFEKCFKTDIFKMRANGIQRMSEMKEMRKEQDTTEMLPVEEPSYLQEPAHSETERKIRNDSLMLTSQNDRNEANENCGEIIEDGAAFSESSKNSLGQEVEAQQVEVPEEQATTGKDNEEIRWGKRSLWLQKTLQQLKRSGVSSFSFRELCRRNSRKEAAATFYIFLVLKKQQVLQLQQPKPFADLTATAGPMFDKIR; this comes from the exons ATGAAGACAGCCTTTCGTCCAG GGCTTCTTGACCTTCCAGAAGAGAACTTTGAGGCTGCTTATCAGTCCATTACATTACCTGAAGAATTTCATGATTTTGAAGCACCACTACCAGATGTAAA GGCCATTGATGTTGCTGAACATTTTACCTTGAAtcagagcagagctgaagaAATCACACTTACAGAGGATTATGAAAGCAGCATACTTCTCTGTGAAAGAAACTTTG ATGAAGAAGCAGAAGCCCTGAGGAGACAGAGCTTCTTTGAGGGCAGTGTCCTGACGAGCAGTAACAGTCTGGTGGCAGATCCCAACTCAGCCAGCACCAGTGGAGACAAATCTGTGCTGCATGAAGATGTTTACTGCTTCCAGGATGACCATTTTGGGGATGAGGAGGATGCTGCAGATATGATTG AAATCTTGTTGAGGGATGAGCAAAATGTCCTAGATAAAGACATTCTTGATGAGGAGGAAGCACGTCCTTTGTCACAAGATCTGCCAGAGAACAGCACAGCCA TTGAGTCCAACTGTGCAGACACTGTTAAGGATGAAAATCACACAATGAACGAGACAATCCTTTTGTTCCAGGAAGAAGGATTTGTGCTTGAGCCAGTTGATGATACAG CTGTCACCCcgaggaagaaaaaacaaagaaagaggAAGCTGCTGGTGGATGCAGAGAAGGAGCTCAGCTGCCAAACCATTTACAAGCAGCTCTCCGACTCCTCTGACCTCCTGGCCACGCTGGACCTCGCTCCCCCCACCAAGAAAACGATGATGTGGAAGGACTGGGGAGGTGTGGATAAACTCCTGTCCCATTCTTCAGTGCCTATGATTGATGCTCAGCTGCAAAAG TTGTTTGAAAAATGCTTCAAGACTGACATATTTAAGATGAGAGCAAATGGAATACAGAGGATGtctgaaatgaaagaaatgagaaaagagCAAGATACTACAG AGATGCTGCCAGTAGAAGAGCCAAGttacctgcaggagccagctcaTTCTGAGACTGAGAGGAAAATTAGAAATGATTCCTTAATGTTGacatcacagaatgacagaaatgAAGCCAATGAGAACTGTGGTGAAATTATA gaggatggagcagctttcTCTGAGAGCTCCAAAAATTCCCTGGGCCAGGAAGTTGAAGCACAGCAGGTGGAGGTGCCAGAG GAGCAAGCAACCACTGGAAAAGACAATGAAGAAATAAGATGGGGCAAAAGAAGTCTTTGGTTACAAAAAACCTTACAG CAACTGAAGAGATCAGGAGTGTCTTCCTTCAGTTTCCGGGAGCTCTGCCGCAGAAACAGCCGGAAAGAAGCTGCAGCCACATTTTACATCTTCCTGGTGCTGAAGAAGCAGCAGgtcctccagctgcagcagcccaagccctttgctgacctcacagccactgctgggcccATGTTTGACAAGATCAGATAA